One stretch of Halapricum desulfuricans DNA includes these proteins:
- a CDS encoding phosphoglucomutase/phosphomannomutase family protein has protein sequence MGTDADAIEFGTDGWRATLDVFTTPRVRMVGQAVATYLDGDGPVAVGYDARDSSRGFAEDLARTLAGNGIEVLLSERDCPTPVVGWAVRDRDLAGALMVTASHNPPNYNGVKFIPEGGAPALPEVTDRLEELLAEPDTVPGLDHGSVSETDFVEPYLEHALSFVDTDLSGLTVAYDAMHGSGRDVTGDLLERAGADVIELRCERDPEFGGTPPEPEADRLHDLIETVTEGEADLGIANDGDADRISVVTPEEGFLDPSLQYAVLYEYLLEDGSGPAVRTVSTSSIVDKVAREHGEAVFETAVGFKWVAQAMEDHDALMGGEESGGFGITSHLRNKDGVLIALLAAAAEAERPIDDRIAAIHDEHGHVFQDRISVACPDARKDGVLEALDGALPDELAGAAVASVNTVDGFKITFEDDTWVLVRPSGTEPKLRVYAEADSPERVEALLDAGRDLVEPLV, from the coding sequence ATGGGAACCGACGCTGACGCTATCGAGTTCGGTACCGACGGCTGGCGAGCGACGCTCGACGTGTTCACGACGCCGCGCGTTCGGATGGTCGGTCAGGCTGTCGCGACGTATCTGGACGGGGACGGTCCCGTCGCGGTCGGCTACGACGCGCGGGACAGTTCGCGTGGATTCGCCGAGGACCTCGCGCGAACGCTGGCCGGCAACGGGATCGAGGTCCTGCTGAGCGAGCGAGATTGCCCGACGCCCGTGGTCGGCTGGGCTGTCCGCGACCGCGATCTGGCAGGCGCGCTGATGGTCACGGCCAGTCACAACCCGCCGAACTACAACGGCGTGAAGTTCATCCCCGAAGGGGGCGCGCCGGCGCTCCCCGAAGTGACCGACCGACTCGAGGAACTGCTCGCCGAGCCTGATACCGTCCCGGGACTGGATCACGGCTCGGTCTCCGAGACCGACTTCGTCGAGCCGTACCTCGAACACGCCCTGTCGTTCGTCGATACCGACCTCTCGGGGTTGACCGTCGCCTACGACGCCATGCACGGCAGCGGCCGGGACGTGACCGGGGATCTGCTGGAGCGGGCCGGCGCGGACGTGATCGAACTCCGGTGTGAGCGCGATCCGGAGTTCGGCGGCACGCCGCCGGAACCGGAGGCCGACCGCCTGCACGACCTCATCGAAACAGTCACCGAGGGCGAGGCCGATCTGGGGATCGCAAACGACGGCGACGCCGACCGGATCAGCGTCGTCACGCCCGAGGAAGGGTTCCTCGATCCGAGCCTCCAGTACGCCGTCCTCTACGAATATCTCCTCGAAGACGGGTCCGGGCCCGCCGTTCGGACGGTCTCGACGTCGAGCATCGTCGACAAGGTCGCCCGCGAACACGGCGAAGCGGTCTTCGAGACCGCGGTCGGGTTCAAGTGGGTCGCCCAGGCGATGGAGGATCACGACGCGCTCATGGGCGGCGAGGAGTCCGGTGGGTTCGGCATCACGAGCCATCTGCGCAACAAGGACGGCGTCCTGATCGCGCTGCTTGCCGCCGCCGCCGAGGCCGAACGGCCGATCGACGACCGGATCGCCGCGATTCACGACGAGCACGGCCACGTCTTCCAGGACCGCATCAGCGTCGCCTGTCCCGACGCGCGAAAGGACGGCGTCCTCGAAGCACTCGACGGTGCGCTCCCCGACGAACTCGCGGGTGCAGCGGTCGCAAGCGTGAACACCGTCGACGGGTTCAAGATCACCTTCGAAGACGACACCTGGGTGCTGGTCCGTCCCAGCGGCACCGAGCCCAAGCTCCGGGTCTACGCCGAAGCCGACAGTCCCGAACGCGTCGAAGCGCTGCTCGATGCCGGCCGCGATCTGGTCGAACCGCTCGTCTAG
- a CDS encoding winged helix-turn-helix transcriptional regulator: protein MSDEGVDESKRATLRRFAALGTAGSIARFAGGADAATGDSDTRDAIVGYLEATPGAHFSKLRDDLQLGTGETQHHLRQLLESGAIESHEDGDYRRFFPAGRFGDFEKTALSYLRRDTVRGMLIALLEEPEATGGDLAEAVGVSRPTVSKYASELETVGLLDRTEGYRLVNPETVLLLVVRYADSFDADAEAFARDAASVVTYDP from the coding sequence ATGAGCGACGAGGGGGTAGACGAGAGCAAGCGGGCGACGCTCCGGCGGTTCGCGGCACTCGGGACCGCCGGGTCGATCGCTCGCTTCGCGGGTGGGGCCGACGCTGCGACTGGCGACTCGGACACCCGTGACGCGATCGTCGGCTATCTCGAAGCGACGCCCGGTGCTCACTTCTCGAAGCTCCGCGACGATTTGCAGCTGGGAACCGGCGAAACGCAGCATCACCTCCGGCAACTGCTCGAGTCCGGAGCGATCGAGAGCCACGAGGACGGCGACTACCGGCGATTCTTCCCCGCGGGCCGGTTCGGCGACTTCGAGAAGACCGCGCTGTCGTATCTCCGCCGGGACACGGTCCGCGGCATGCTGATCGCACTCCTTGAAGAGCCCGAAGCGACGGGCGGCGACCTCGCAGAAGCGGTCGGCGTCTCCCGACCCACGGTCAGCAAGTACGCGAGTGAACTCGAAACGGTCGGGCTGCTCGACCGGACCGAGGGTTACCGGCTCGTGAATCCCGAGACAGTGCTGCTGTTAGTCGTCCGGTATGCCGATTCGTTCGACGCCGACGCGGAGGCGTTCGCCCGGGACGCCGCGTCGGTCGTCACCTACGACCCGTGA
- a CDS encoding GNAT family N-acetyltransferase — MYVRDAKNREEVWLLDRIEEMGLDETAFRSRDYVIAIDEETNEKAGFGRIRIHKTDEETVCELTSIGVLEAWRGQGVGAHVVERLVQKASDQDFEVVYSLTDQPEYLAQFGFEAIDESALPEKLRDRLTEKREGVQPDAVPTRLRVEDFQVPAGRREAFKTADAEEDDEPTESPEDFGIDPDEATYKYDTS; from the coding sequence ATGTACGTCCGGGACGCCAAGAACCGCGAGGAGGTCTGGTTGCTGGATCGGATCGAAGAAATGGGCCTGGACGAGACGGCCTTCCGGTCGCGCGATTACGTCATCGCTATCGACGAGGAGACCAACGAGAAGGCCGGCTTCGGTCGGATCCGGATCCACAAGACCGACGAGGAGACCGTCTGTGAACTCACGAGCATCGGCGTCCTCGAAGCGTGGCGCGGCCAGGGTGTCGGCGCGCACGTCGTCGAGCGACTCGTCCAGAAAGCGAGCGATCAGGACTTCGAGGTCGTCTACTCGCTGACCGACCAGCCGGAGTATCTGGCCCAGTTCGGCTTCGAAGCGATCGACGAGAGCGCCCTCCCGGAGAAACTCCGCGATCGGCTGACCGAGAAACGCGAGGGGGTCCAGCCCGACGCCGTCCCCACACGCCTGCGCGTCGAGGACTTTCAAGTTCCGGCCGGCCGCCGCGAGGCGTTCAAGACGGCCGACGCGGAGGAAGACGACGAACCGACCGAATCGCCAGAGGACTTCGGGATCGACCCCGACGAGGCCACCTACAAATACGACACCAGCTAG
- a CDS encoding metal-dependent hydrolase, whose protein sequence is MFVGHALLAFALAVLIADWRGWPARRALALGFVAGGFAAIPDVDMIYTAVALDLSRLSVETLTRPSVFWDASRGVHRSITHSLPIALAAGPAFGAWAAGTSTSRRWLAVRGIAGAFLSALVWVAWTYSGPAGAVVVGTFVAAGLIVARLARTRTDLSGSTIALAATAGLLSHPWGDLVTGDPPRLLYPLDVQVFEEIVLLHADPTIHLLGAFALELGVVWLAAVAVARLAGRSPTMLLDSRAVTGVVYGVAAVVLAPPTLDVSYHFVFTILGVGAATGALAAFPNARSALTRRLRQPPITRWSPLRYVRLSWVSPPRLYIPSIDLDRFLQRYPSPFEAAFVALGCVTVALGSYALVYVFFVA, encoded by the coding sequence ATGTTCGTCGGGCACGCGTTGCTGGCGTTCGCTCTCGCGGTGCTGATCGCGGACTGGCGAGGCTGGCCCGCTCGGCGCGCGCTCGCGCTCGGCTTCGTCGCGGGCGGGTTCGCCGCGATCCCCGACGTCGATATGATCTACACAGCGGTGGCGCTTGATCTGAGTCGGCTAAGCGTCGAGACGCTGACTCGACCGAGCGTGTTCTGGGACGCCAGCCGCGGGGTCCACCGCTCGATCACGCATTCGCTCCCAATCGCGCTCGCGGCCGGTCCGGCCTTCGGCGCGTGGGCGGCCGGGACGAGTACGTCCCGCCGATGGCTCGCCGTCCGGGGGATCGCCGGAGCGTTCCTCTCGGCGCTCGTCTGGGTGGCCTGGACCTACAGCGGGCCGGCCGGCGCGGTCGTCGTCGGGACGTTCGTCGCGGCGGGACTGATCGTCGCCCGACTCGCCCGTACGCGCACCGACCTGTCCGGCTCGACGATCGCGCTCGCCGCGACTGCCGGCCTGCTGTCACACCCCTGGGGGGATCTCGTGACCGGTGATCCGCCCCGGCTGCTCTATCCGCTCGACGTTCAGGTCTTCGAGGAAATCGTCCTGTTGCACGCCGACCCGACGATCCACCTGCTCGGTGCGTTCGCACTCGAGTTGGGCGTCGTCTGGCTCGCAGCTGTCGCGGTCGCCCGCCTCGCCGGTCGGTCGCCAACGATGCTGCTCGACTCCCGGGCCGTGACTGGTGTCGTCTACGGCGTCGCAGCGGTCGTGCTCGCGCCCCCGACGCTGGACGTATCCTATCACTTCGTGTTCACGATCCTCGGGGTCGGCGCGGCCACTGGCGCGCTGGCGGCGTTCCCGAACGCCCGCTCCGCGCTGACGCGTCGGCTCCGGCAACCCCCGATCACGCGCTGGAGCCCCCTCCGTTACGTCCGCCTCTCGTGGGTCAGCCCGCCGCGGCTCTACATCCCCTCGATCGATCTCGACCGGTTCCTCCAGCGGTATCCGTCGCCGTTCGAGGCTGCCTTCGTCGCTCTCGGCTGCGTTACTGTCGCCCTCGGCAGTTACGCTCTCGTTTACGTGTTCTTCGTCGCGTGA
- a CDS encoding DEAD/DEAH box helicase, with translation MDETIDWLRDRPYYEGQIAAERTLEGREATFAGVGLDTRVERVLESAGIDALYRHQADAIEAVRNGDDVVLATPTASGKSLAYTVPAFERALESRRTTLYVAPQVALINDQAETLSEWARGLGFASGVTVDRYTGRLSKTEKREVRERQPTVLLTTPDMLHYGILPHAHRLWDWFFDRLETVVLDEVHEYRGVFGSQIALVARRLDRVARRFDSDPQYVCCSATIGNPVEHAATVTGRDADSFALVDRSSAATGPTHWLLWNPPEYEGSGWGSGRRKSSHTEAKRLFVDLLQRGLQTVVFTTSRQVAERYATESADALRERGEHDLASGVGAYQAALRGERRRELETGLREGSIRGLWSTNALELGVDIGGLDAVVLDGYPGTRMAAFQQAGRAGRGTDPALVALVAGEDQLDQYLLAHPDALFEQDPERAIANPENEHLLPKHVLAAARENWLSPDDDRYFGGRFPDVVADLESAGELDRRTTAEGIRWTYAGDGSPQHEMSLRTAEDREIVLQARGRDDPIATLPFGDALRDAHSGAIYHHQGTSYEVTDLDLRHDVATLQRTYADHYTQVLHDKEITVDRDREGKAFPTREDVTVRLADVTMHKQITGFERRDRSSGEVLGRETLDLPETSLETTALYYTLPPALTRRLETLGDFAGGIHAAEHAMISLFPFEFLCDRRDVGGLSTPIHPHTDRSTIFIYDGYPGGVGLAENGYEEIGDLASRTLEMLRACGCTDGCPACVQSPHCGNANEPLDKGVAIELLSALVE, from the coding sequence GTGGACGAGACGATCGATTGGCTCCGCGACCGGCCCTACTACGAGGGGCAGATCGCGGCCGAACGGACGCTCGAGGGTCGCGAGGCTACGTTCGCCGGTGTCGGACTGGACACCCGAGTCGAACGCGTCCTCGAATCGGCCGGTATCGACGCCCTCTATCGCCACCAGGCCGACGCGATCGAGGCGGTCAGAAACGGCGACGACGTCGTGCTGGCGACGCCGACCGCCAGCGGCAAGAGTCTGGCGTACACCGTGCCCGCCTTCGAGCGCGCTCTGGAAAGCCGGCGGACGACGCTGTACGTCGCTCCGCAGGTCGCGCTGATCAACGATCAGGCCGAGACACTCTCCGAGTGGGCGCGGGGACTCGGGTTCGCCTCGGGCGTGACAGTCGACCGCTACACGGGCCGGCTCTCGAAGACGGAGAAACGCGAGGTCCGCGAGCGTCAGCCGACGGTCCTGCTGACCACGCCCGACATGCTCCACTACGGGATCTTGCCCCACGCCCACCGCCTGTGGGACTGGTTTTTCGACCGCCTGGAGACGGTCGTCCTCGACGAGGTCCACGAGTACCGCGGGGTCTTCGGCAGTCAGATCGCGCTCGTCGCCCGGCGGCTCGACCGCGTCGCCCGTCGGTTCGACAGCGACCCCCAGTACGTCTGCTGTTCGGCGACGATCGGCAACCCCGTCGAGCACGCCGCAACCGTCACGGGCCGGGACGCCGATTCGTTCGCGCTCGTCGATCGGAGCAGTGCCGCGACGGGGCCGACCCACTGGCTGCTGTGGAACCCTCCGGAATACGAGGGCAGCGGCTGGGGCAGCGGGCGCCGCAAGTCGAGCCACACCGAGGCCAAGCGGCTGTTCGTCGATCTCCTCCAGCGCGGGCTCCAGACGGTCGTGTTCACCACCTCCAGACAGGTCGCCGAGCGGTACGCGACCGAGAGCGCCGACGCGCTGCGCGAACGCGGCGAGCACGATCTGGCGAGCGGCGTCGGTGCCTATCAGGCCGCCCTCCGGGGCGAGCGACGGCGCGAACTCGAGACCGGACTCCGGGAGGGGTCGATCCGCGGGCTCTGGAGCACGAACGCGCTCGAACTCGGCGTCGACATCGGCGGTCTCGACGCGGTCGTGCTCGACGGTTACCCGGGGACGCGGATGGCCGCCTTCCAGCAGGCCGGACGCGCGGGCCGGGGGACCGACCCCGCGCTGGTCGCGCTGGTCGCCGGGGAGGACCAGCTCGATCAGTATCTCCTCGCTCATCCGGACGCGCTGTTCGAGCAAGATCCAGAACGCGCCATCGCGAACCCGGAAAACGAGCACCTCCTGCCGAAACACGTGCTCGCGGCCGCTCGCGAGAACTGGCTGAGTCCCGACGACGACCGGTACTTCGGCGGGCGGTTTCCGGACGTGGTCGCCGACCTCGAATCAGCGGGCGAACTCGATCGCCGGACGACGGCCGAGGGGATCCGCTGGACCTACGCCGGCGACGGCAGCCCCCAACACGAGATGTCACTGCGGACGGCCGAGGACCGGGAGATCGTCCTGCAGGCCCGCGGTCGCGACGATCCGATCGCGACGCTGCCGTTCGGTGACGCCCTGCGGGACGCCCACTCCGGTGCGATCTATCACCATCAGGGGACGAGCTACGAGGTGACGGACCTGGACCTGCGCCACGACGTCGCCACGCTCCAGCGGACCTACGCCGACCACTACACGCAGGTCCTGCACGACAAGGAGATCACCGTCGACCGCGACCGCGAGGGAAAGGCCTTCCCGACCCGCGAGGACGTCACTGTCAGGCTCGCGGACGTGACCATGCACAAGCAGATCACGGGCTTCGAGCGCCGGGACCGGTCGTCCGGGGAGGTCCTGGGCCGGGAGACGCTTGACCTGCCGGAGACGAGCCTGGAGACGACGGCGCTGTACTACACGCTCCCGCCGGCGCTGACCCGCCGTCTGGAGACGCTGGGCGACTTCGCGGGCGGTATTCACGCTGCCGAGCACGCGATGATCTCGCTGTTCCCCTTCGAGTTCCTCTGTGATCGGCGGGACGTCGGCGGGCTCTCGACGCCGATCCACCCGCACACCGACCGCAGTACGATTTTCATCTACGACGGCTATCCCGGTGGCGTCGGGCTGGCGGAGAACGGTTACGAGGAGATCGGCGACCTCGCCTCGCGGACCCTGGAGATGCTGCGCGCCTGTGGCTGTACGGACGGGTGTCCGGCCTGCGTCCAGTCGCCACACTGTGGCAACGCCAACGAACCGCTGGACAAGGGCGTCGCGATCGAATTGCTTTCGGCGCTCGTCGAGTGA
- a CDS encoding transglutaminase domain-containing protein, whose translation MTTDAAPSGREYGRAAFVLGGVLAVVLAGLLLPALVGPFDAAPLESLLSPPQSSGGGAGGQLGALDPGDSTSVGGLDEGGTAALRSQSAETHFVVESTEAAYWRTGAYDTYTGAGWDRSGDAAPYDGSIESGGLVDRTLSYRVELKRAAGALPTVWRPRSVETEAPIEVTDGRAIASSRTVDPGTAYTATSARPPDDPATLAAAGDDYPDAIEDRYTQLPDSTPDRLGEFTDQLTDGAGSPYETAARIERWLEANKSYSLNVSDPGGDRVASDFVFDMDEGYCEYFATSMVTMLRTQDVPARYVVGYSTGQPTGENTYTVRGMNAHAWVEVYFPDVGWVQFDPTPGRERMQAEQDALQEQDLDADDYEHTETGSPGERFSPDESGSVAEPSPENESDRTGNDDGFGDNTDPGETDDGSGSETDPGGNNDGSGNETDSDEGQDRDDQAGSYEVALSDRPVPGANVTVRVTSDGSPAAGVVVLFNGESIGETDTDGTVIGTVPYERRLNVTVRTADDRGAPAGDLASDNRLYAGISTPYSSPRAVRATNRTYEVPTDATLSITGTVATGRTVTLTATVEGQAIPNATVERDGERVGVTDGDGRLDVALPDRSGSTTLSVRRGAVGGNRTLELHELELTADPRLPVALPWTGVTVTAELGNETVAGLPVSMGGERIGMTGVDGTLSASLPLSDSVSLVTTAYGQRATTTVTGLWANLALVFGALAAVPLGVVVVARRRGISPGAALDRLVGVVLALPRYLLVALVTAADTAVDVAARVFRNGRSTLRELWAGNLTRDALAAAVRGRIDAFAGHLRSLRPGADARSDADGSTARVSIRAAWAQFLTQVSVTDPETKTPGELAAHAIERDGLPADAVETLRDAFRAVEYGARAPEAKLPAVQSAVERLDSAEREDER comes from the coding sequence ATGACGACCGACGCCGCCCCGAGCGGCCGCGAGTACGGCCGCGCCGCGTTCGTCCTCGGCGGCGTGCTCGCGGTGGTGCTGGCCGGACTGCTGCTCCCGGCACTGGTCGGACCGTTCGATGCGGCACCCCTCGAATCGTTGCTCTCGCCCCCGCAATCCTCCGGTGGCGGGGCCGGCGGCCAACTCGGCGCGCTCGATCCGGGCGACTCGACGAGCGTTGGCGGTCTCGACGAGGGCGGGACGGCCGCGCTTCGCTCCCAGAGCGCCGAGACGCACTTCGTCGTCGAGTCGACAGAGGCCGCCTACTGGCGAACGGGCGCGTACGACACCTACACCGGCGCCGGCTGGGATCGCTCCGGGGACGCGGCCCCCTACGACGGATCGATCGAATCCGGCGGCCTCGTCGATCGAACGCTCTCCTATCGCGTCGAACTGAAACGCGCGGCCGGCGCGTTGCCGACGGTGTGGCGGCCGCGGTCGGTCGAGACTGAAGCGCCGATCGAGGTGACAGACGGGCGAGCGATCGCCAGTTCGCGGACCGTCGATCCCGGGACGGCCTACACGGCGACCAGCGCGCGCCCGCCCGACGATCCGGCGACGCTCGCGGCCGCCGGCGACGACTACCCCGACGCGATCGAAGACCGGTACACGCAGTTGCCCGACTCGACGCCCGACCGGCTGGGGGAGTTCACCGATCAGTTGACTGACGGGGCCGGGTCGCCCTACGAGACCGCGGCGCGGATCGAACGCTGGCTGGAGGCGAACAAGTCCTACTCGCTGAACGTCTCTGATCCGGGCGGCGATCGCGTCGCGAGCGACTTCGTCTTCGACATGGACGAGGGCTACTGCGAGTACTTCGCGACCTCGATGGTCACGATGTTGCGCACACAGGACGTTCCGGCGCGGTACGTCGTCGGCTACTCGACCGGCCAGCCGACCGGGGAGAACACCTACACCGTTCGGGGGATGAACGCCCACGCCTGGGTCGAGGTCTACTTCCCCGACGTCGGCTGGGTGCAGTTCGACCCGACGCCGGGCCGCGAACGCATGCAGGCCGAGCAGGACGCCTTGCAGGAACAGGACCTCGACGCTGACGACTACGAGCATACCGAAACCGGAAGCCCCGGCGAGCGGTTCAGTCCCGACGAGTCCGGGTCGGTCGCCGAGCCGTCCCCCGAGAACGAGTCCGATCGAACCGGAAACGACGACGGGTTCGGTGACAATACTGATCCCGGCGAGACCGACGACGGATCGGGTAGCGAGACCGACCCCGGCGGGAACAACGACGGATCTGGTAACGAGACTGATTCTGACGAAGGGCAGGATCGCGACGACCAGGCCGGTTCCTACGAGGTCGCCCTGTCGGACCGGCCCGTACCGGGGGCGAACGTCACGGTTCGCGTCACCAGTGACGGCTCGCCGGCGGCCGGCGTGGTCGTGCTGTTCAACGGCGAATCCATCGGCGAGACCGATACGGACGGGACGGTCATCGGTACGGTCCCCTACGAGCGACGACTGAACGTGACCGTTCGAACTGCCGACGACCGCGGCGCTCCCGCAGGCGACCTTGCGAGCGACAACCGCCTGTACGCAGGCATATCGACGCCGTACTCCAGCCCTCGTGCGGTTCGGGCGACGAACCGGACCTACGAGGTGCCGACGGACGCGACGCTATCGATAACGGGAACAGTCGCGACCGGACGGACGGTCACGCTGACGGCGACCGTCGAGGGGCAAGCGATTCCGAACGCGACAGTCGAACGCGACGGCGAGCGCGTCGGCGTGACCGACGGAGACGGGCGACTCGACGTGGCGCTTCCCGACCGATCCGGATCGACGACACTGTCGGTCCGACGGGGCGCGGTCGGCGGGAACCGGACGCTGGAGTTGCACGAACTCGAACTTACAGCCGATCCCCGGTTGCCGGTCGCGCTCCCCTGGACCGGCGTGACCGTCACGGCCGAACTCGGCAACGAGACGGTCGCCGGCCTGCCAGTCTCGATGGGCGGCGAGCGTATCGGCATGACCGGCGTCGACGGCACGCTGTCGGCGTCACTCCCTCTCTCCGATAGCGTCTCGCTCGTCACCACGGCCTACGGCCAGCGTGCCACGACGACGGTCACCGGCCTGTGGGCCAACCTCGCGCTGGTTTTCGGGGCGCTCGCGGCGGTCCCGCTCGGTGTCGTCGTCGTGGCGCGTCGGCGCGGAATCAGTCCCGGAGCCGCACTCGACCGTCTCGTCGGCGTCGTCCTCGCGCTCCCGAGATATCTGCTCGTCGCGCTCGTCACGGCCGCGGACACGGCTGTCGACGTCGCCGCTCGCGTGTTTCGAAACGGGCGTTCGACGCTGCGCGAGCTGTGGGCCGGCAATCTGACGCGCGACGCGCTCGCGGCGGCCGTTCGAGGGCGGATCGACGCGTTCGCCGGTCACCTGCGGTCGCTCCGACCGGGGGCCGACGCCCGATCGGACGCCGACGGTTCGACGGCGCGAGTCTCGATCCGTGCGGCCTGGGCGCAGTTCCTCACACAGGTGTCGGTCACCGACCCCGAGACGAAGACGCCGGGCGAACTCGCGGCCCACGCGATCGAGCGGGACGGACTGCCGGCGGACGCGGTCGAGACGCTCAGAGACGCCTTCCGGGCGGTCGAGTACGGCGCTCGCGCGCCCGAAGCGAAACTCCCCGCCGTCCAGTCGGCGGTCGAACGGCTGGACAGCGCCGAACGGGAGGACGAGCGATGA
- a CDS encoding DUF7269 family protein, whose translation MRVRSVAGAVGLLGALLALGLVAAPQSATSIRPVALLAETLPVDRADLLVTGLGAVVGLVAVTLAYSLSGDGGAGPLVERPPEAVNARTPSRPGRAFDRHIEGDLDASDTDERVREVLREAAIETLVRQDGMQPENARTAVDRGRWTDDRVAAAFLGAPAQPLGARLRRWLDPDRERRRRANRTIEAIERGQQ comes from the coding sequence ATGAGGGTCCGGAGCGTCGCCGGGGCCGTCGGACTGCTCGGGGCGTTGCTCGCGCTCGGGCTAGTCGCCGCGCCGCAGTCCGCCACGTCGATCCGACCAGTCGCCCTGCTGGCGGAGACGCTGCCGGTCGATCGCGCCGATCTGCTGGTGACCGGACTCGGGGCGGTCGTCGGTCTCGTGGCGGTGACGCTCGCGTACTCGCTCAGCGGCGACGGGGGAGCCGGGCCGCTGGTCGAGCGGCCCCCGGAAGCCGTCAACGCGCGGACGCCCTCCCGTCCCGGTCGGGCGTTCGACCGACACATCGAGGGCGACCTCGACGCGAGCGACACCGACGAGCGCGTCCGGGAGGTACTTCGTGAGGCGGCGATCGAGACGCTCGTCAGACAGGACGGTATGCAACCCGAGAACGCCCGGACGGCCGTCGATCGCGGTCGCTGGACGGACGATCGCGTCGCCGCGGCGTTTCTGGGCGCGCCAGCGCAACCGCTTGGCGCGCGACTGCGACGCTGGCTCGACCCCGACCGCGAACGCCGACGGCGGGCGAACCGCACGATCGAGGCCATCGAGCGGGGACAACAGTGA
- a CDS encoding DUF58 domain-containing protein: protein MTRHSHHRWSVGLAGTLAFVAVGLLYGSPAPLLLAVVPLSYVAYGALSRYPEPTLDIERSLSPSAPTPGSTVTVQVTVTNGGDRTLPDLRVVDGVPDELAVTDGTPRAGLAIPAGESRSFTYAVMAKRGEYAFGSPVVRARSISGSRVVTTDVEPGGATTLSCSTTVDRTPIDRTARRRTGTLPTDSGGPGLEFYSTREYRPGDPVSRLDWRRLARTDELSTIDFREEQATRLVVLVDARPPARIAPRPGYPTGAGLAAYAGERVYEAVRSGGHQVGVSVLGLDAGDRPGHGAGLPWVEPPAEGGSVAAARALFEAAAGVESDANAVPDPVMREWTGDATAVRDHVVGQQAARGDADEPARSDRADGPDRVEQLLARLPPGAQVLLVSPLLDDEPSELTETLLSRGVPVTVLSPDVTGSDTPGGRVAALRRRNTVTSLQFRGVTVVEWPPNESLEVVIDRSLPEVIS, encoded by the coding sequence GTGACGCGACACAGCCATCACCGCTGGAGCGTCGGGCTCGCGGGGACGCTTGCGTTCGTCGCCGTCGGGCTCCTGTACGGCTCGCCGGCACCGCTTCTGCTCGCCGTCGTCCCGCTGTCGTACGTCGCGTACGGCGCGCTCTCGCGGTATCCGGAGCCGACCCTCGATATCGAGCGATCGCTGTCGCCGTCGGCCCCGACGCCGGGATCGACGGTGACGGTGCAGGTGACGGTGACCAACGGCGGCGACCGGACGCTGCCCGACCTGCGCGTCGTCGACGGCGTCCCGGACGAACTGGCAGTCACAGACGGGACGCCGCGGGCGGGGCTGGCGATCCCCGCCGGCGAGTCGCGGTCGTTCACGTACGCGGTGATGGCGAAACGCGGCGAGTACGCGTTCGGCTCGCCGGTCGTCCGGGCGCGCTCGATCAGCGGTTCGCGAGTCGTCACGACCGACGTCGAACCGGGCGGTGCGACGACGCTGTCCTGTTCGACGACGGTCGATCGGACACCGATCGATCGGACGGCCCGCCGTCGAACCGGGACGCTGCCGACCGATTCCGGCGGGCCGGGCCTGGAGTTTTACTCGACGCGAGAGTACCGGCCGGGCGACCCAGTCAGCCGGCTGGACTGGCGGCGACTCGCCCGCACTGACGAACTCTCGACGATCGACTTCCGCGAGGAGCAGGCCACGCGTCTGGTCGTGCTCGTCGACGCGCGACCGCCCGCGCGAATCGCACCTCGACCCGGCTATCCGACCGGAGCCGGACTCGCCGCGTACGCCGGCGAGCGCGTCTACGAGGCGGTCAGGTCCGGCGGCCATCAGGTCGGCGTGTCCGTGCTCGGTCTCGATGCGGGCGACCGACCGGGACACGGCGCGGGACTGCCGTGGGTCGAACCGCCAGCCGAGGGCGGCTCGGTCGCGGCCGCGCGAGCGCTGTTCGAGGCGGCCGCCGGCGTCGAGAGCGACGCGAACGCGGTTCCCGATCCCGTGATGCGTGAGTGGACCGGCGACGCCACTGCTGTGCGCGACCACGTTGTCGGCCAGCAGGCAGCGCGCGGCGACGCTGACGAACCAGCGAGGAGCGACCGCGCTGACGGGCCGGACCGCGTCGAACAGCTGCTCGCCAGGCTCCCGCCCGGCGCGCAGGTCCTGCTGGTGTCGCCGCTGCTCGACGACGAGCCGTCCGAGTTGACGGAGACGCTGTTGAGCCGCGGCGTTCCGGTGACGGTCCTGAGCCCGGACGTGACCGGCTCGGACACGCCGGGCGGCCGCGTGGCGGCGCTGCGCCGCCGAAACACAGTCACGTCGCTGCAGTTTCGCGGCGTGACCGTCGTCGAGTGGCCGCCGAACGAGTCGCTGGAGGTCGTCATCGACCGCTCGTTGCCGGAGGTAATCTCGTGA